The uncultured Sphaerochaeta sp. genome includes the window CGCCGGATATCTTCCGTATCTCATCGGTCGTAAGCGCAGTACCATTACCCTTTCTCTTGGTATTGTCATCGGATTCCTCTTGATAACCGTAACAGGTAATCCACTGTTGCTGCTTCTGGCTTTTGCATTTACGGGAATAGGGCGAGGCACCAACAGCAATATCACGAATGTGGTTATGAGTGAAATAAGCGAGAACAAAGGTGCTGGATTGAATCTCTTGCATGCTTCATTCGCTGTAGGCGCCTTCCTTGCGCCATTTATCGTACTCTTTACCACTTCACTCTTTGGTGTACACTGGAGGATCAGCGCATGGTTCCTGGTATTGGCTGAACTTCTGGTACTGATTTTTCTCAGTCGGTCATCCCTTTCCGGGAAACCCAAGAAAAAGGAAGTAGGGCATCAGAGCCACGCATTCATGAAAAGTGGCCGTTTCTGGCTTAATACCTTTATATTGTTTTTCTATCTCTGCTCAGAAGCCTCCGTCATTGGTTGGTTGGTGACCTACTTTATTGACACGGGACGATTGAGCCCCTCCCTTGCGCAAACAACAAGTTCTGCGCTTTGGGTGTGTATCCTGCTTGGGCGACTTGCCTGTGCCCACCTCTCAAACAGAATGAACAAGAATGTCCTGCTCATCATCCTTGCTTTGCTTCAGTTTGCTTTCTTCACGATGATGATCAGCGTAGAGAATACTGCATTGATCTATGTCAGCCTTTTTGGATTTGGTTTTGCCATGAGTGGAACCTATCCCACAACACTCTCTACGATGGACAGCAGATTCACCTCCTCTACCATCGCAACCGGAACTTGTATCGCAACTGCAACTGTTGGAGCGATCAGTATGCCGATCATAATCGGGGCTGTTGCACAGTCCGTTGGAATGGCAGGAGGTCTTGCCACCATCACGATCAGTATTCTGCTTATGCTTCTGCTCATCTTGGTCAAAACGTTCCTGGAATCGAAGGAATCGAGGACCAGCGTCATCCGCTAAATGCGGACGTAAGGAATTCTTATGCTTACCCAGAATGATATGATTCGCAATATAGCCATCATCGCCCACGTTGATCACGGCAAAACCACGTTGGTGGATGCCATGTTCAGGCAGAGTGGACTCACTGATGATGGACAAGACAGAATAATGGACAGTGGAGCCATTGAACGGGAGCGTGGTATCACGATCAGCGCAAAGAACTGCGCCATTTCCTGGAAAGGGGTGAAGATCAACATCATCGATACCCCGGGACACGCTGATTTTGGTGGAGAGGTTGAACGAGGGCTCTCCATGGTCGATGGTGTTGTCCTTCTTGTGGATGCAGCGGAAGGTCCGCTTCCACAGACACGTTTTGTACTTGAGAAAGCACTCAAACTAAACCTGAAACCAATTATCGTCATCAACAAGGTCGACCGCCAGGATGAACGTAGTGACGAGGTTCTCCAGGAGGTCTATGAATTGCTTCTCGAGCTTGGCGATGATGAATCAATGCTTGAGGTGCCAGTATTCTATGCAAGTGGGAAGGATGGTCGTTGTGGACTGTCTTCTCTTGATCTTGATGAGAACCTCCACCAGTTGCTTGACGCAATCCTCGAGACCGTTCCGGCACCAGTATTTGATGATGAACAACCCTTTGGAATGCTCGTCAGCGATCTCTCCTACAATGATTACCTCGGCCGCCTCGTTATCGGCAAGGTCGTGAATGGAATTGCAACCACCAACGACAACCTTGTGTGTCTGAAAGAGGGTGGTGTTATCAAGCCACTGAGAGTATCGAAGCTGCAGACCTATAGCGGCCCGACGTTCAGTGAAGTACCCAAGGTATTCAGTGGTGATATCATTGTGCTCAGCGGTGTGGAAGATGTTCATATCGGGGACACAATCTGTACCAGTGATAATCCCAAGGCGCTGGAGCGTATCCATATCGATGAACCGACTGTTTCCATGCTTTTTGCCAAGAATATCAGCCCATTGGCTGGACGGGAAGGCAATCAGGTAACCTCGGCAAAGATCTGGGAACGCTTGCAGAAGGAAGCGCTGCGTAATGTCTCCATCAAGATTGAGAGGAATGCCGACGATACCTTTACGGTAAAAGGAAGAGGCGAATTCCAGATGGCCATCATCGCTGAGCAAATGCGTCGAGAAGGGTTTGAGATGTGCGTAGGCAGACCAAGGACCATATTCAAGACCGATGAACAGGGTAGAAAGACTGAACCAGTTGAGTTTCTCTATATAGATTGTCCCGAGGAACATAGTGGGACGGTCATGGAAAAGCTTGCAAAGAGAAAAGGCCATTTGCGGGATATTACCTACAGTGAGAATGCTCGAGTGAAAATGCAGTTTGAGATCCCCTCCCGTGGCCTGATAGGGTACCATGATGAGTTTCTCACCGATACCCGTGGCAACGGGATCATGAACAGTTACATGAAGGGCTATGAGCCCTACAAAGGGGATTTTCCTGACCGTTATAGCGGAAGCTTGATCAGCGACCGAA containing:
- a CDS encoding MFS transporter translates to MPSLATMLKVKREHVPLMYTLYFAFLTSGMMSTMIGALLPFLKEEYHMSYVLSGAVISAHQVGNFIALLVAGYLPYLIGRKRSTITLSLGIVIGFLLITVTGNPLLLLLAFAFTGIGRGTNSNITNVVMSEISENKGAGLNLLHASFAVGAFLAPFIVLFTTSLFGVHWRISAWFLVLAELLVLIFLSRSSLSGKPKKKEVGHQSHAFMKSGRFWLNTFILFFYLCSEASVIGWLVTYFIDTGRLSPSLAQTTSSALWVCILLGRLACAHLSNRMNKNVLLIILALLQFAFFTMMISVENTALIYVSLFGFGFAMSGTYPTTLSTMDSRFTSSTIATGTCIATATVGAISMPIIIGAVAQSVGMAGGLATITISILLMLLLILVKTFLESKESRTSVIR
- the typA gene encoding translational GTPase TypA, with amino-acid sequence MLTQNDMIRNIAIIAHVDHGKTTLVDAMFRQSGLTDDGQDRIMDSGAIERERGITISAKNCAISWKGVKINIIDTPGHADFGGEVERGLSMVDGVVLLVDAAEGPLPQTRFVLEKALKLNLKPIIVINKVDRQDERSDEVLQEVYELLLELGDDESMLEVPVFYASGKDGRCGLSSLDLDENLHQLLDAILETVPAPVFDDEQPFGMLVSDLSYNDYLGRLVIGKVVNGIATTNDNLVCLKEGGVIKPLRVSKLQTYSGPTFSEVPKVFSGDIIVLSGVEDVHIGDTICTSDNPKALERIHIDEPTVSMLFAKNISPLAGREGNQVTSAKIWERLQKEALRNVSIKIERNADDTFTVKGRGEFQMAIIAEQMRREGFEMCVGRPRTIFKTDEQGRKTEPVEFLYIDCPEEHSGTVMEKLAKRKGHLRDITYSENARVKMQFEIPSRGLIGYHDEFLTDTRGNGIMNSYMKGYEPYKGDFPDRYSGSLISDRSGNAVPYALFQLEDRGRWFIEPGDPVYEGQVVGERNREGDLLLNPTRTKKLTNHRAAGKDDAVILTPVSKPSLEQAIQFIKDDELVEITPKAIRMCKKVLGTQQRKVFESRGEIPQYLL